A genome region from Chryseobacterium indicum includes the following:
- a CDS encoding YciI family protein — MRKFSLLIGLSLILSSCVITKGKNGQPGKPGENAPNTSSQNAFNQELATELGADKYGMKPYVIVMLTTGTTKIEDKTKMAELMKEHLANIGKLAKEGKVVVAGPFTSDNKQNFEGMFIFNTKSQEEAESWVKTDPAVKAGVFGYEILPWYGSAALPLYLKHHEEIAKENP; from the coding sequence ATGAGAAAATTTTCATTACTGATAGGTTTGTCTTTAATTCTTTCTTCATGTGTCATCACAAAAGGGAAAAACGGGCAACCTGGAAAACCTGGAGAAAACGCTCCTAACACAAGCTCCCAAAATGCATTTAATCAAGAACTGGCAACAGAATTGGGAGCCGATAAATACGGAATGAAGCCATACGTGATCGTAATGCTGACAACAGGAACTACAAAAATTGAAGACAAGACAAAAATGGCTGAGTTAATGAAAGAACATTTAGCCAATATCGGAAAACTTGCTAAAGAAGGAAAAGTTGTAGTGGCAGGTCCGTTCACCTCAGATAACAAACAAAATTTTGAAGGGATGTTCATCTTCAATACAAAATCCCAAGAAGAAGCAGAATCATGGGTAAAAACAGATCCCGCTGTAAAAGCAGGAGTCTTCGGATATGAAATCTTACCATGGTACGGATCGGCAGCTCTGCCCTTATACCTGAAGCACCATGAGGAAATCGCGAAAGAAAATCCTTAA
- a CDS encoding bacteriocin-like protein: MKNLKSLNRKELKTISGGLYENCQVPLEYGVCNPGYTFCSNPYCCVLARKPYICIDY, translated from the coding sequence ATGAAAAATTTAAAATCTTTAAACCGAAAAGAGCTGAAAACAATTTCAGGAGGGCTTTATGAAAACTGCCAAGTTCCTTTAGAATACGGAGTCTGTAATCCGGGATATACCTTCTGCAGTAATCCTTATTGTTGTGTACTTGCGCGTAAACCTTATATTTGCATTGATTATTAG
- a CDS encoding DUF5995 family protein, producing the protein MKTIEEVLKKLDEIIIWAKENQSPVGYFACTYRIMTAQVLKGIQQKKFEDNPRMTVLDIAFATRYLEAWEAYSKGQKCTNSWFIAFEAAKNKNLLILQHIFLGMNAHINLDLGISAASIMPYRKINPLKKDFENINNVITSINQKVQDSLNKICYPVELIDKLSNGKDNAVLDFAISKARDTSWATAVIASNTPNFLRENVIGIVDYAAAKVATQILNPKILTPSLLKELKKCESNDVVKNIEILASTKNV; encoded by the coding sequence ATGAAAACCATTGAAGAAGTTCTGAAAAAATTAGACGAAATCATTATTTGGGCGAAAGAAAATCAAAGTCCGGTCGGATATTTTGCCTGTACCTACAGAATTATGACGGCACAGGTTCTGAAAGGAATTCAGCAGAAAAAATTTGAAGACAATCCGAGAATGACTGTACTGGATATCGCTTTCGCCACACGTTATCTTGAAGCGTGGGAAGCTTATTCGAAAGGACAAAAATGCACCAACTCCTGGTTTATCGCTTTTGAAGCCGCAAAAAACAAAAATCTGCTCATCTTACAACATATTTTCTTAGGCATGAATGCGCACATCAATCTCGATCTGGGAATTTCCGCTGCTTCCATTATGCCTTACCGAAAAATCAACCCGCTGAAAAAAGATTTTGAAAACATCAACAATGTGATTACTTCCATTAATCAAAAAGTTCAGGATTCTTTAAACAAGATTTGTTATCCAGTAGAATTAATTGACAAACTTTCCAACGGAAAAGACAATGCTGTTCTGGACTTTGCCATTTCAAAAGCGAGAGATACTTCATGGGCAACCGCCGTTATTGCATCGAATACACCCAACTTTCTGAGAGAAAACGTAATCGGAATCGTAGATTATGCCGCAGCAAAAGTTGCCACCCAAATTTTGAATCCTAAAATCCTGACTCCTTCTTTATTAAAGGAATTGAAAAAATGCGAGAGCAATGACGTGGTGAAAAACATTGAAATTTTGGCTTCTACTAAAAATGTTTAA
- a CDS encoding SGNH/GDSL hydrolase family protein translates to MKFLSIAAVMFSSIFSAQDFANYAKYEKQNQEVLAKKTIPNTVFMGDSITEGWFSTDPSFFTKNNFVGRGISGQVTSQMLLRFREDVINLKPKRVIILAGTNDIAENQGPISLDKVFGNIVSMVELAKTNNIKVVLCSVLPAYDFGWRKEMHPAEKVIALNKMIEAYAKKNNIPYVDYHSEMKDSRNGLDKIYTEDEIHPTAKGYEKMEAILMKKLGKN, encoded by the coding sequence ATGAAATTCTTAAGCATTGCAGCGGTTATGTTTTCATCCATTTTTTCAGCGCAGGATTTTGCCAATTATGCTAAATATGAAAAGCAAAATCAGGAAGTTTTAGCAAAGAAGACAATTCCCAATACTGTTTTTATGGGGGATTCTATTACGGAAGGCTGGTTTTCTACAGATCCTTCATTTTTTACAAAGAATAATTTTGTCGGAAGGGGGATTAGCGGACAGGTGACTTCGCAGATGCTTTTGAGATTCCGTGAAGATGTTATCAATCTAAAACCGAAACGCGTTATTATTCTTGCCGGAACGAATGATATTGCGGAAAATCAGGGACCGATTTCTCTAGATAAAGTTTTTGGAAATATTGTTTCGATGGTTGAACTTGCAAAAACAAATAATATAAAAGTGGTACTTTGTTCGGTACTTCCTGCTTATGATTTCGGCTGGAGAAAAGAGATGCATCCGGCGGAAAAAGTAATTGCACTGAACAAAATGATTGAAGCGTATGCGAAAAAGAACAATATTCCTTACGTAGATTATCATTCGGAAATGAAAGATTCCCGAAACGGACTGGATAAGATCTACACCGAAGACGAAATTCATCCTACAGCAAAAGGCTACGAAAAGATGGAAGCTATTCTTATGAAAAAACTTGGTAAAAACTAA
- the rmuC gene encoding DNA recombination protein RmuC: MEMTYLIIGFIAGGILGAVILYFAQKSSTVSRNSYDELNNLHIKNSSDLENSNQKIQELTQNISREKEINAQQSDLLNDLKNEFAKISAEHASLNTQFSEQKEFSAKQNLQIENLLTEKQTLFAKNSELSAINESLQKSLQTQKEEIAKIQEESKLQFENLANKILEEKTEKFTTLNQNNLKTILEPFQERIVELKNRVNEAYEKENKERFSLAEKVKELAELNQQISEDAKKLTRALKGESKTQGNWGEMILESILEKSGLVKGREYFLEHELRDEDNKALFSEFSGKKMRPDAVIKYPDERNVIIDSKVSLTAFTELVDETDQDVYLMKLNQHLSSIKNHITQLSQKAYDDYGKSLDFVMMFIPSEPAYIAAMQADQNLWNFAYERRILLLNPSNLITSLKLIADLWKREYQNRNSMEIAERGAKLYDKFVGFIENLEKVGKNLDQAKNVYNDAYKQLSTGNDNLVIQTQKLKSLGIKNKKDLPQSLVENSQTALENLEE; the protein is encoded by the coding sequence ATGGAGATGACATATTTAATTATAGGATTTATAGCCGGAGGAATTCTTGGTGCGGTTATTTTATATTTCGCACAGAAATCTTCTACCGTTTCGAGGAATTCTTATGATGAACTCAATAATTTACATATTAAAAACAGTTCCGATTTAGAAAATTCCAATCAGAAAATTCAGGAATTAACGCAGAATATCAGCAGGGAAAAAGAAATCAACGCACAGCAGAGTGACCTTCTGAATGACCTGAAAAATGAATTTGCCAAAATTTCTGCGGAACATGCTTCTTTAAACACTCAGTTTTCCGAACAGAAAGAATTTAGCGCTAAACAGAATCTTCAGATCGAAAATCTTTTAACAGAAAAACAGACTTTGTTTGCAAAAAACTCAGAGCTTTCAGCAATTAACGAAAGCTTACAGAAATCTTTGCAGACGCAGAAAGAAGAAATCGCGAAAATTCAGGAGGAATCTAAATTGCAGTTCGAAAATTTAGCCAATAAAATCCTTGAAGAAAAGACAGAAAAATTCACCACCTTAAATCAAAACAACCTTAAAACCATCCTTGAACCATTTCAGGAAAGAATCGTGGAATTGAAAAACCGCGTGAATGAAGCCTACGAAAAGGAAAACAAAGAGCGTTTTTCTCTTGCCGAAAAAGTAAAAGAATTAGCAGAACTGAATCAGCAGATTTCTGAAGATGCGAAAAAACTGACGAGAGCTCTGAAAGGCGAAAGCAAAACACAGGGAAACTGGGGAGAAATGATCCTCGAAAGCATTCTGGAAAAATCCGGACTTGTAAAAGGAAGGGAATATTTCCTTGAACATGAACTTCGTGATGAAGACAACAAAGCATTGTTCTCAGAATTTTCCGGAAAAAAAATGCGTCCCGATGCGGTTATAAAATATCCCGATGAAAGAAATGTCATCATAGATTCTAAAGTTTCGCTCACAGCTTTTACCGAACTGGTAGACGAAACCGATCAGGATGTTTATTTAATGAAACTCAATCAGCATTTATCTTCCATTAAAAATCACATTACGCAGCTTAGTCAAAAAGCGTATGATGATTACGGAAAATCTCTGGATTTTGTCATGATGTTTATTCCGAGCGAACCAGCTTATATTGCAGCGATGCAGGCAGACCAGAATCTTTGGAATTTTGCCTACGAAAGAAGAATTCTGCTGCTGAATCCAAGCAACCTTATTACTTCTTTAAAACTGATTGCTGATCTCTGGAAACGCGAATATCAAAACAGAAATTCTATGGAAATTGCGGAAAGAGGAGCAAAACTGTATGATAAATTCGTAGGTTTCATCGAAAATCTGGAAAAAGTGGGGAAAAATCTGGATCAGGCAAAAAATGTTTATAATGATGCTTACAAACAGCTTTCAACAGGAAATGACAATTTGGTGATCCAAACCCAAAAGCTGAAATCTCTGGGGATAAAAAATAAGAAAGATCTTCCGCAAAGCCTGGTGGAAAACTCCCAGACCGCACTGGAAAATTTAGAAGAATAA
- a CDS encoding TrmH family RNA methyltransferase: protein MLIESFQNEKIKYITKLLTDNRFRKKSDVFVVEGQQENDRAQKYHFEPLEFFICQSIFQKELPKGKIHLVSEKVYEKIAYRGTSEGIIGVYKTKEADLSSFKPKEDSTIIIVEGVEKPGNLGAILRSCEAFGIDALIVSDGKTDFYNPNVIRSSVGCLFGMEVFQAENQETFEFLQKNNFNIYTTIMDETAEDLYKRDFKQKSAVLFGTEHSGLSDFWIGKGKNTLIPMAGSIDSLNLSNAVAITCYETLKQKKG from the coding sequence ATGTTAATAGAAAGCTTTCAGAACGAAAAAATAAAATACATTACCAAACTTCTTACTGATAACAGATTCCGTAAAAAATCGGATGTTTTTGTGGTGGAAGGACAGCAGGAAAACGACCGCGCTCAGAAATATCATTTTGAACCGCTGGAATTTTTTATCTGTCAAAGTATTTTTCAGAAAGAACTTCCCAAAGGAAAAATTCATCTCGTCAGCGAAAAAGTATACGAAAAAATCGCCTATCGCGGAACTTCGGAAGGAATTATCGGTGTTTACAAAACAAAAGAAGCGGATTTATCTTCATTTAAACCAAAGGAAGATTCTACCATCATCATTGTAGAAGGTGTTGAAAAACCGGGAAATCTGGGGGCTATTTTGCGAAGTTGTGAAGCTTTCGGTATTGATGCTTTGATTGTTTCAGACGGGAAAACCGATTTTTATAATCCGAATGTAATCCGCTCAAGTGTAGGCTGTTTATTCGGAATGGAAGTTTTTCAGGCAGAAAATCAGGAAACGTTTGAATTTCTTCAGAAAAATAATTTCAATATTTACACAACGATTATGGATGAAACTGCCGAAGATCTTTACAAAAGAGATTTCAAGCAGAAATCTGCCGTTTTATTCGGGACAGAACATTCGGGCTTAAGTGATTTCTGGATCGGGAAAGGAAAGAACACCTTAATTCCGATGGCAGGAAGCATTGATTCTTTAAACCTGAGCAATGCGGTAGCAATCACGTGCTACGAAACACTGAAGCAGAAGAAGGGATAA
- a CDS encoding 5-formyltetrahydrofolate cyclo-ligase produces MLKAELRKKYMQKRKALSIDEAFLLSEKIFNNFIEYFKPFQSQKIHICIPIEKFKEINTQIFIDYFLSQKIRVFVPKIIETKLISVEIFSDTEYELNSWGISEPVSNEDSGVSDFDFVITPLLYCDYKGNRVGYGKGFYDSFFETLSERTKKIGVNYFNPEENIDDVWENDIPLDYLVTPDDVLSFSGASE; encoded by the coding sequence ATGTTAAAAGCAGAATTAAGAAAAAAATATATGCAAAAAAGAAAAGCCTTGTCGATTGATGAGGCTTTCTTGTTATCTGAAAAGATTTTTAACAATTTCATTGAATATTTCAAACCTTTTCAAAGCCAGAAAATCCACATTTGCATCCCGATTGAGAAATTTAAGGAAATTAATACACAGATTTTTATCGATTACTTTTTAAGCCAAAAGATCAGAGTTTTTGTCCCTAAAATTATTGAAACAAAACTGATCTCTGTTGAAATTTTTTCCGATACAGAATATGAATTAAATTCATGGGGAATTTCCGAGCCGGTTTCTAATGAAGATTCGGGAGTTTCGGACTTTGATTTTGTTATTACCCCTTTGCTGTACTGCGATTATAAAGGAAACAGGGTGGGATACGGAAAAGGTTTTTACGATAGTTTTTTTGAAACACTCTCGGAAAGGACAAAAAAAATCGGAGTTAATTACTTTAACCCCGAAGAAAATATCGATGATGTCTGGGAAAATGATATTCCGCTCGATTATTTGGTAACGCCGGATGATGTACTGTCTTTTTCAGGAGCATCTGAGTAA
- a CDS encoding rhodanese-related sulfurtransferase encodes MQLYNTLSAEERARLIDEAGKERLTLSFYAYAKIEDPKKFRDDLFIAWNALDALGRIYVAHEGINAQMSVPADNFEAFRDTLEVYDFMKGIRLNVAVEQDNHSFLKLTIKVRNKIVADGLNDDTFDVTNKGVHLRAKEFNNLLEDPNTIVVDFRNHYESEVGHFEGAITPDVENFRESLPIINEQLQDFKEDKNLLMYCTGGIRCEKASAYFKHQGFKNVFQLEGGIIEYTRQIKEEGIESKFIGKNFVFDHRLGERITDDIIAQCHQCGKPCDNHTNCANDACHLLFIQCDECKAAMENCCSTECQETIHLPWEEQVAKRKGLQVGNKVFRKGKSEALKFKKSGNLPDAPLAKAETKDIRQKIKVKKILIGKAEHYYSKSKIAQFLIENNGLAVGDKVLISGPTTGDQEITISQIFVNGAFSEAAKAGDQITFELPFRVRLSDKLYKILDSENA; translated from the coding sequence ATGCAACTGTACAACACCTTAAGCGCAGAAGAAAGAGCTCGATTAATTGATGAGGCCGGAAAAGAGCGCCTTACTCTGTCTTTCTATGCGTATGCCAAAATTGAAGATCCCAAAAAATTTCGCGACGATTTATTTATAGCCTGGAATGCACTTGATGCGCTTGGTCGTATTTACGTAGCGCATGAAGGAATTAATGCACAGATGAGCGTTCCTGCGGATAATTTTGAGGCATTTCGCGACACTCTCGAAGTGTATGATTTCATGAAAGGAATCCGTCTGAATGTAGCAGTGGAGCAGGACAATCATTCATTTTTAAAATTAACCATCAAAGTCAGAAACAAAATCGTAGCCGATGGTCTGAACGATGATACTTTTGATGTTACCAATAAAGGCGTTCATTTAAGAGCAAAGGAGTTTAATAATTTGCTTGAAGATCCGAACACTATAGTCGTAGATTTCAGAAATCACTACGAAAGTGAAGTCGGGCATTTTGAAGGAGCAATTACTCCCGATGTGGAAAACTTCAGAGAAAGTCTGCCGATTATTAACGAGCAGTTACAGGATTTCAAGGAAGATAAAAACCTTTTGATGTACTGTACCGGAGGAATCCGTTGCGAAAAAGCGAGTGCTTATTTCAAACATCAGGGTTTCAAAAATGTATTTCAGCTGGAAGGGGGAATTATTGAGTACACCCGTCAGATAAAAGAAGAAGGCATAGAAAGTAAGTTTATTGGTAAAAACTTTGTATTCGACCACAGATTAGGAGAAAGAATTACCGACGATATCATCGCGCAGTGCCACCAGTGCGGAAAACCGTGTGACAATCATACCAACTGTGCGAACGATGCGTGTCATTTATTGTTTATCCAGTGTGATGAATGTAAAGCAGCGATGGAAAACTGCTGTTCAACAGAATGTCAGGAAACCATTCATTTGCCATGGGAAGAGCAGGTTGCTAAAAGAAAAGGTCTTCAGGTAGGAAATAAAGTATTCAGAAAAGGAAAATCTGAAGCTTTGAAGTTTAAAAAGTCTGGAAATTTGCCGGATGCACCATTGGCAAAAGCTGAAACAAAAGATATCCGTCAGAAAATAAAAGTTAAAAAGATTTTGATCGGAAAGGCGGAACATTATTATTCAAAATCTAAAATTGCTCAGTTTTTAATTGAAAACAATGGACTTGCAGTAGGAGATAAGGTCTTAATTTCCGGACCGACAACAGGAGATCAGGAAATAACCATCTCTCAGATCTTTGTGAACGGAGCTTTCAGCGAAGCAGCAAAAGCAGGAGATCAGATTACTTTCGAACTGCCTTTCAGAGTTCGTCTGTCTGATAAATTGTACAAAATCCTTGATTCTGAAAACGCATAA
- a CDS encoding trypsin-like peptidase domain-containing protein: MKSTLKKLLPFAVVGVISGATTVGGLQYFNHDSNSADQSYFTKSSNVSFAGMNSAAVGDDFVKAAKTTVPAVVTIKNYQSRSTSRASEQDMFDFFFGDPFGGRGQQRQKQQVPDNMPSGMGSGVIISPDGYIISNNHVVAGANKLEVVLSNKKSYIATLVGTDPNTDISLLKIEEKGLPYLNFANSDNIEVGQWVLAVGNPLGLNSTVTAGIVSAKGRGIGILSSQGKAANPIESFIQTDAAINPGNSGGALVNTNGDLIGINSAIQSTTGYYQGYGFAVPANLARKIVEDIKKFGIVQRGFLGVTSLDLSDDQLVAAYNKDKKTNYKSGSGVLVTGFGESSGAEDAGLKVGDIITQIDTTPITDFADLSIAIGSKRPGDKVTVTYQRNGKPSTTTVTLRDQKGGTSTRTKADLSVTEKIGADFQSIDDKTKAYYGLNSGVIAKNVIEGGEMAKAGIVDGYIITEINGKPVNSQKDVENILNKFTGTAQIKYMDDYGRGYQRGFKMP; the protein is encoded by the coding sequence ATGAAGAGTACTTTAAAAAAACTATTACCATTTGCAGTAGTGGGAGTTATTTCCGGTGCTACTACCGTTGGAGGATTACAATATTTTAATCACGATTCCAACAGTGCAGATCAATCATATTTTACAAAATCTTCCAATGTTTCCTTTGCGGGAATGAATTCTGCTGCAGTAGGTGATGATTTTGTAAAGGCTGCCAAAACGACAGTTCCGGCAGTGGTAACCATTAAAAACTATCAGTCCAGAAGTACAAGCAGAGCTTCTGAACAGGATATGTTCGATTTCTTCTTCGGAGATCCTTTCGGAGGAAGAGGACAGCAGAGACAAAAGCAGCAGGTTCCTGATAATATGCCTTCAGGAATGGGATCGGGAGTAATTATTTCGCCGGACGGATATATCATTTCGAATAACCATGTTGTAGCAGGAGCCAATAAGTTAGAAGTGGTTTTAAGCAACAAAAAATCTTATATCGCCACTTTAGTAGGAACAGACCCGAATACAGATATTTCCCTTCTTAAAATTGAAGAAAAAGGATTGCCTTATTTAAATTTTGCCAATTCCGATAATATTGAAGTAGGACAATGGGTACTTGCCGTAGGAAATCCTTTGGGATTAAATTCTACCGTTACAGCAGGTATTGTTTCTGCAAAAGGAAGAGGAATCGGAATTTTAAGTTCACAGGGAAAAGCAGCCAATCCGATTGAAAGTTTTATTCAGACCGATGCAGCAATTAACCCGGGGAATTCAGGAGGAGCTTTGGTCAATACAAACGGAGATTTAATTGGTATCAACTCTGCTATTCAGTCTACCACAGGTTATTACCAGGGGTACGGATTTGCAGTTCCTGCAAACTTAGCGAGAAAAATTGTTGAAGACATCAAAAAATTCGGTATCGTACAAAGAGGATTCTTAGGGGTAACTTCTTTAGATCTTTCAGACGATCAGCTTGTCGCAGCATACAATAAAGATAAAAAGACCAATTACAAATCCGGTTCAGGGGTTCTGGTAACAGGATTCGGAGAAAGCAGCGGCGCAGAAGATGCAGGATTAAAAGTAGGTGATATCATTACCCAGATTGATACAACGCCAATTACAGATTTTGCTGATCTTTCCATTGCGATCGGAAGCAAACGTCCGGGAGATAAAGTGACGGTAACTTATCAGAGAAACGGAAAACCTTCCACAACAACGGTTACGTTAAGAGATCAGAAAGGGGGAACTTCTACAAGAACAAAAGCAGATCTTAGTGTAACGGAAAAAATCGGAGCCGATTTCCAGAGTATTGATGATAAAACAAAAGCGTATTATGGGCTGAACAGCGGAGTAATCGCCAAAAATGTAATTGAAGGCGGTGAAATGGCAAAAGCAGGAATCGTAGACGGATACATCATCACAGAGATCAACGGAAAACCTGTAAACTCACAGAAAGACGTAGAAAATATTCTGAATAAGTTCACGGGAACTGCCCAGATCAAATACATGGACGACTACGGAAGAGGGTATCAGAGAGGATTTAAAATGCCTTAA
- a CDS encoding RidA family protein gives MKKVINTVNAPAAIGPYSQANMANGILYISGQIPVDPATGKLVEGIEKETHQVMKNLDAILKEAGMTFKNVVKATIFLKSMDDFAVMNDIYASYLDAESFPARETVQVSCLPKNVDIEISMIAHQD, from the coding sequence ATGAAAAAAGTAATCAACACTGTTAATGCTCCTGCTGCTATTGGACCCTATTCACAAGCCAATATGGCAAACGGAATATTGTATATTTCCGGACAGATCCCTGTAGATCCTGCAACCGGAAAGCTGGTAGAAGGGATTGAAAAGGAAACGCATCAGGTAATGAAGAATCTGGACGCTATTCTTAAAGAAGCAGGAATGACTTTTAAAAATGTTGTAAAAGCTACCATTTTCCTTAAAAGCATGGATGATTTTGCTGTAATGAATGATATTTATGCTTCCTATCTGGATGCTGAAAGCTTCCCTGCGCGCGAAACGGTACAGGTTTCCTGTCTGCCGAAAAATGTGGATATTGAAATTTCTATGATTGCACATCAGGATTAA